One Chitinophaga parva DNA segment encodes these proteins:
- a CDS encoding tetratricopeptide repeat-containing sensor histidine kinase yields MKRSHALYLLCFFLLVSITAAAQDLSKMAAYQRSRFTNRELLALLNRQTTDSMKVKVMVEIATAAESRPGSLKGDIDTAILYLAKADSICQRMHWTRQRLEIAMSYGEMYYHTNENEKKDAWFQKALTYSRALQDQALEADVWTDMGKNNNSFQLREAYLDTAIHLYEAAHRPLEAATARKELADVHLNMGQYKMAEQELKQVLEVYKAHHYTKIYYTYDLLSAVNHWRGNFAESQANAYAAIQAAELAKDSGILGNFYWRLAAAYQDNKDTAQREVYLKKALMAQLRYPSALLYHILGELTDLLTARQQVDEALHYLLMVKQQQPPSDIHDKISLSFSMADCYLAQRDDARAEFYYLQYADQLGDGDDVNNYLMKICRFYLDRHQYKKAAPYLDRVLAGDPRYRDLPTSREVSLLQFRMDAARGDLASAVQHLLLYNQLSDSAFAIEKIKQAAEMQAKFDLDNQEKDNQLLREKSALQTKTIEKDNLLKKSILVGCAILLLLLLVLYNRYRIKTRSNTILRKQQDQISGAYATLEDLMKEKNKLLGEKEFLLKEIHHRVKNDLQLTMSLLSSQRRFLDNEAAIQAINDSEHRLKSLSLVHQKLYQGDDARLVNIKTYIQEILDYLKDSFGAWQRVHFELHLADVMLDTGKAVPLGLILNEAVTNIFKYAFPGRQHGNVEISLTQQGRQLHFRIKDNGIGLPPNFDTAASQSLGFSLITGLSLQLEADLVIESKQGVEIRLAFEMAEVYA; encoded by the coding sequence ATGAAGCGATCACACGCCTTATATCTGTTATGCTTTTTTTTGCTGGTGAGCATTACCGCCGCGGCGCAAGACCTGTCAAAGATGGCTGCCTACCAGCGTAGCCGGTTTACGAACCGGGAACTGCTGGCCCTCCTGAACCGGCAAACCACAGACTCCATGAAAGTGAAGGTGATGGTGGAGATTGCAACCGCGGCGGAGTCCAGGCCCGGCAGCCTGAAAGGCGATATAGATACCGCCATCCTCTACCTCGCAAAAGCAGACAGCATCTGCCAGCGCATGCACTGGACGCGCCAGCGCCTGGAAATAGCCATGAGCTATGGCGAGATGTATTACCACACTAACGAAAATGAAAAGAAAGATGCATGGTTTCAAAAGGCGCTGACCTACAGCCGTGCACTGCAAGACCAGGCCCTGGAAGCAGACGTATGGACGGATATGGGTAAAAACAATAACAGCTTCCAGTTGCGGGAAGCCTACCTGGATACGGCCATTCACCTGTATGAAGCCGCACACAGGCCACTGGAAGCGGCAACCGCCCGGAAAGAACTGGCAGATGTGCACCTGAACATGGGCCAGTATAAAATGGCAGAACAGGAGCTTAAACAGGTGCTGGAAGTTTACAAAGCCCACCACTATACAAAGATCTATTACACGTACGACCTGCTCTCCGCCGTGAACCACTGGCGGGGCAATTTTGCAGAATCGCAGGCCAATGCGTATGCCGCCATACAGGCCGCGGAACTGGCAAAAGACTCCGGCATCCTGGGCAATTTTTACTGGCGGCTGGCCGCCGCTTACCAGGACAACAAGGATACGGCGCAGCGGGAGGTATACCTGAAAAAGGCGCTGATGGCCCAATTGCGCTATCCTTCCGCACTGTTGTACCACATCCTGGGCGAGCTTACAGACCTGCTTACCGCAAGACAGCAGGTAGATGAAGCCCTGCACTACCTGCTGATGGTAAAACAGCAACAACCGCCTTCTGATATCCACGACAAGATCTCGCTTTCTTTTTCCATGGCAGATTGTTACCTGGCGCAGCGAGATGATGCCCGGGCAGAATTTTATTACCTGCAATATGCTGATCAACTGGGCGATGGCGATGATGTGAACAATTACCTGATGAAGATCTGCCGCTTTTACCTGGACCGGCATCAATACAAAAAAGCAGCGCCTTACCTGGACCGGGTGCTGGCAGGAGATCCCCGTTACCGCGACCTGCCCACCAGCCGGGAAGTAAGCCTGTTGCAGTTCCGCATGGACGCTGCCCGGGGCGACCTGGCCAGCGCCGTGCAGCATTTACTGTTGTACAACCAGTTGTCTGATTCCGCCTTCGCCATTGAAAAAATAAAACAGGCGGCGGAAATGCAGGCCAAATTTGACCTGGATAACCAGGAAAAAGATAACCAGTTGCTGCGGGAAAAAAGCGCCCTGCAAACTAAAACGATTGAGAAAGACAACCTGCTGAAAAAGTCGATCCTGGTGGGATGCGCTATCCTGCTGCTGTTACTGCTGGTCTTGTATAACCGCTACCGCATTAAGACAAGAAGCAACACCATCCTGCGTAAACAGCAGGACCAGATCAGTGGTGCCTACGCAACACTGGAAGACCTGATGAAGGAAAAGAATAAGTTGTTAGGGGAAAAAGAATTCCTGCTCAAGGAAATACACCACCGGGTGAAGAACGACCTGCAGCTTACCATGAGTTTACTGAGCTCCCAGCGCCGGTTCCTCGATAATGAAGCCGCCATACAGGCCATCAATGACAGTGAGCACCGGCTGAAGTCTCTCTCCCTGGTGCACCAAAAGCTTTACCAGGGCGACGATGCCCGCCTGGTAAACATCAAGACGTATATCCAGGAAATACTGGACTACCTGAAAGACAGCTTCGGCGCCTGGCAGCGCGTACACTTTGAACTGCACCTGGCCGATGTGATGCTGGACACCGGCAAGGCCGTACCTTTAGGGCTGATCCTTAACGAGGCCGTGACCAATATTTTCAAGTATGCCTTTCCCGGCCGCCAGCACGGCAACGTGGAGATCTCGCTGACCCAGCAGGGCAGGCAATTGCATTTCCGCATTAAAGACAATGGCATAGGCCTGCCGCCGAACTTTGATACTGCTGCCAGCCAATCCCTGGGCTTCTCCCTGATCACGGGCCTCAGCCTGCAACTGGAAGCCGACCTGGTCATTGAAAGCAAGCAGGGCGTGGAGATCCGGCTTGCGTTTGAAATGGCGGAGGTGTATGCCTAA
- a CDS encoding DUF3472 domain-containing protein has translation MKTTLLACLLVLTGTVLHAQSNAAPSEHIFFTFPSDAVAKIHRIKITQSAYTEYFSVHNYNGGYNGLQQTPDSSHGSSHTLLASLWDPNTSGGIYSSVYYAAPNTYTGRFGGEGDGWQSINPYNWVLNTWYTVAIRSWKAAGNLYIATFIQSSGNNQWFLTSILSEPAPSGYLGSGNDCFLENWDGSNANWDGRFKRKAFFKDCWNMDVNGNWTKHSARTFSANAGDAGRNGIYDLAFNSGYDATEDAYFMEHGAGVTPSAGFNGGRTLSLPAQTNQGSAPTLTTASVSSVSASYSNGKIYVNWVTDNTKSPQLAAKVEILSGTSVVQSFTDTVPQRRADTLTTSLAAGTYTARVTVEDIFNGIATPVTASFTISGTTWYKLKNVYSGMYLDVQGSSTANSATLVQSASSSSYSQQWQLATSGITTIVNRNSGKAIDLPGSAQTPGTHPIQYTLNGGGANQQWTLVSAGSGHYLIQSNLSNHYILDDSASSTISGTGIILYSYSGSGSANQQWTLETVSGLAATQATEATGLKNVTLTSSATTENMQVYPNPVASQLHVQFALEKNAHYAQVFVTDLSGRRVKMQNMSAPGSIDVSQLPPGVYLVTVNGATKKFIKQ, from the coding sequence ATGAAAACAACGTTACTGGCATGCCTGTTGGTACTCACAGGCACCGTGCTCCACGCGCAGAGCAACGCGGCCCCTTCCGAGCACATTTTTTTCACCTTCCCCTCAGATGCGGTGGCCAAGATCCACCGGATCAAGATCACCCAATCTGCCTACACGGAATACTTCTCCGTGCACAATTACAATGGGGGCTACAACGGCCTGCAACAAACGCCGGACAGCTCCCATGGCAGCTCCCACACGCTCCTTGCTTCCCTGTGGGACCCCAACACCAGCGGCGGTATTTACTCCAGTGTGTACTACGCCGCGCCCAATACGTACACCGGCCGCTTTGGCGGCGAGGGCGACGGCTGGCAGTCCATCAACCCTTACAACTGGGTCCTGAACACCTGGTACACGGTGGCCATCCGTAGCTGGAAAGCGGCCGGCAACCTGTATATTGCCACCTTCATCCAGAGCAGCGGCAATAACCAATGGTTTCTCACCTCCATCCTTTCCGAGCCAGCACCGAGCGGTTACCTGGGATCTGGCAATGATTGCTTCCTGGAAAACTGGGATGGCAGCAATGCCAACTGGGACGGGCGTTTCAAGCGCAAAGCATTTTTCAAGGATTGCTGGAACATGGATGTAAACGGCAACTGGACCAAGCACAGTGCACGCACCTTCAGTGCCAATGCCGGCGATGCAGGCCGCAACGGTATTTATGACCTGGCCTTTAACAGTGGTTATGATGCCACGGAAGATGCCTACTTCATGGAACACGGTGCCGGGGTAACACCCAGCGCGGGCTTCAACGGGGGCCGCACCCTCAGCCTCCCTGCGCAGACCAACCAGGGCAGCGCCCCCACGCTTACCACGGCCAGCGTAAGCAGTGTAAGCGCATCTTACAGCAATGGTAAGATCTATGTAAACTGGGTCACGGACAATACCAAAAGCCCCCAGCTGGCCGCAAAAGTGGAGATCCTGAGCGGTACCTCCGTGGTGCAGTCTTTTACCGACACAGTGCCCCAGCGCCGCGCAGATACGCTCACTACCAGCCTGGCAGCCGGCACTTACACCGCCAGGGTAACAGTGGAAGACATCTTCAACGGCATAGCCACACCGGTTACCGCCAGCTTCACCATCAGCGGCACTACCTGGTACAAGCTGAAAAATGTGTACAGCGGCATGTACCTGGATGTGCAGGGCAGCAGCACCGCCAACTCCGCCACCCTGGTGCAAAGCGCATCCAGCAGCAGCTACAGCCAGCAATGGCAACTGGCCACCAGCGGCATTACCACCATTGTAAACCGCAACAGCGGTAAAGCCATCGACCTGCCGGGCAGCGCACAAACCCCGGGCACGCACCCTATCCAGTACACACTGAACGGGGGCGGCGCAAACCAGCAATGGACGCTGGTTTCCGCAGGCAGCGGCCATTACCTCATTCAAAGTAACCTCTCCAATCACTACATCCTCGACGACTCTGCCAGCAGCACCATTAGTGGTACCGGCATTATCCTGTATTCTTACAGCGGTAGTGGCAGCGCCAACCAGCAATGGACGCTGGAAACCGTAAGCGGCCTGGCGGCCACCCAGGCCACGGAAGCTACGGGGCTTAAAAATGTTACACTGACATCATCCGCCACCACGGAGAATATGCAGGTATATCCCAACCCGGTGGCATCGCAACTGCATGTACAGTTTGCCCTGGAAAAAAATGCGCACTATGCCCAGGTTTTTGTGACCGATCTTTCCGGCAGGCGGGTAAAAATGCAGAACATGAGCGCCCCGGGCAGCATAGACGTAAGCCAGCTGCCACCGGGCGTTTACCTGGTAACGGTGAATGGCGCCACAAAGAAATTCATCAAACAATAA
- a CDS encoding SusC/RagA family TonB-linked outer membrane protein — MRVLVLFLFLLGWVQLSTAQQLKVTGVVTDTSGQPLVGVTVREAATKNGTVSREDGSFALTLTNNAATLNFSYIGYAPRKLPAQSGRMKVVLQHDAKSRLDEVVVIGAQQQSRRLTTASYSTVTAQQIENLPAASVDALLQGRIAGMNVQITSGEPGVAPTVVVRGNSRVNTNIGNSPNVAQAQAMSGPLYVIDGFPVNPEDIANSSEDANGNTNITGTNYLAGININDIESVDVQKDAAATAAWGSRGANGVIYIKTRKGKTGKPEFRVNAYDGFTQQPQLLKTYTGDAERKLKMDLIRQYASPSQLLSLPHILVDSLNPNFNNNTDWQGLFYRNGAVRNGDVTMSGASDIANYRVSGNYYDEKGIIEQFGYKRYALRGNFGFNISPKLSAQLIVSLSKGDRQRGRKINNSDDNTPFSGKDQPASFYRLTAFDSANFSGLYSKLRNLNTDNYYSASFSLNYHILPWLNYTFQGSGNVTSTNKDYFVPSNVDAIAAMDPDADPQPSYAESDQSKYSTYFMSNNLTASRRFGQHNLVLTAGQQFNTDESTGNSVSGYNVPNNDIHVVSGIPQSDLAGFSYYKKDALLSLMGQLQYDYKRKYLLYGSYRGDASSRFGANSKWGYFPAIGAGWIVSEEPFMKGEQLGKIVSLLKLRASWGISGSQSSDFYAPYNSYEVSGTYGGSTAIQPSYTNGLTKNDLTWSKTEQKNIGIDLSLLDSRINVTVDAYDKVSKDDYYNFNLPFYTGFQSVMFNAHDLWVSNRGADITINTHNLSPRSKLQWNSQLVFTYNKNAIAKLPNNNRTFVVDDWYGVSRLYAVGQPIYRMFQMQYQGVYNKAGDIPFNKLTGNPLTYFKGNHKVSPGDPIWKDVNGDGDVWSGEDNGDQYGDRVATGDPNPRFTGGFTNDFSYKNFSLSVVCTFTWKRTVVNTFYQQQMDAIGGSINNFAERRLPNLDGVNYWSPAKAAADPNYKANFPAINPFSGYFYQFFPFSDMWNVDGSYFKVKSVIAGYSLPQQLVKPLKLKSIRFYSVLDNLVIIKNKKNTMPDPEAVDQLGIYTGGLFPQAKKYTLGVDVQF, encoded by the coding sequence ATGAGGGTACTTGTACTTTTTCTATTCCTTTTAGGGTGGGTGCAGCTTTCCACGGCGCAGCAACTGAAGGTAACCGGTGTAGTCACCGATACTTCAGGACAGCCGCTGGTGGGCGTTACCGTGCGGGAAGCCGCGACGAAGAACGGCACCGTGAGCAGGGAGGATGGCTCCTTTGCGCTTACGCTTACTAACAATGCCGCTACACTCAACTTTTCCTACATTGGCTATGCCCCGAGAAAATTACCCGCGCAAAGCGGCCGGATGAAAGTGGTGCTGCAGCATGATGCCAAATCCAGGCTGGATGAAGTAGTAGTGATCGGTGCGCAGCAACAGAGCCGCCGCCTTACCACCGCGTCTTATTCCACTGTAACGGCGCAGCAGATCGAAAACTTACCCGCCGCCAGCGTGGATGCGCTGCTGCAGGGACGTATAGCAGGTATGAACGTACAGATCACTTCCGGCGAGCCGGGGGTAGCGCCCACGGTAGTGGTGCGCGGCAACAGCCGGGTAAACACCAATATCGGTAACTCGCCTAACGTGGCCCAGGCCCAGGCCATGAGTGGCCCGCTGTACGTGATAGACGGCTTTCCCGTAAACCCTGAAGATATTGCCAATTCCAGTGAAGATGCCAATGGTAATACCAACATTACCGGTACCAACTACCTGGCTGGCATTAACATCAACGATATTGAATCGGTGGACGTGCAGAAAGATGCCGCCGCTACCGCCGCCTGGGGCTCCCGCGGTGCAAACGGGGTGATCTATATTAAAACCCGCAAAGGGAAAACCGGCAAACCGGAATTCCGCGTGAACGCGTACGATGGTTTTACCCAGCAACCACAATTGCTGAAGACCTACACCGGTGATGCAGAAAGAAAACTGAAGATGGATCTCATACGCCAGTATGCATCGCCCTCGCAGTTATTGAGCCTGCCGCATATCCTGGTAGACAGTCTCAATCCTAACTTTAACAACAATACCGACTGGCAGGGCCTGTTTTACCGCAACGGGGCCGTACGCAATGGGGATGTAACCATGTCCGGCGCCAGCGACATAGCCAACTACCGCGTAAGTGGTAACTACTACGATGAAAAAGGCATCATCGAGCAGTTTGGTTATAAACGCTATGCGCTGCGCGGTAATTTCGGGTTCAACATCAGCCCCAAACTCAGCGCACAACTGATCGTATCCCTCTCCAAGGGGGACCGCCAGCGCGGGCGCAAGATCAATAACAGTGACGACAACACGCCTTTCAGCGGGAAAGACCAGCCGGCGTCGTTCTACCGGCTCACTGCGTTTGACTCCGCCAATTTCTCAGGCCTGTACAGCAAGTTGCGCAACCTCAATACCGATAACTATTACAGTGCCTCTTTCTCCCTTAATTATCACATCCTGCCCTGGCTTAATTATACCTTCCAGGGATCTGGTAACGTGACCAGCACCAACAAAGATTATTTTGTGCCTTCTAACGTGGATGCCATTGCCGCCATGGACCCGGATGCAGATCCCCAGCCTTCCTACGCGGAGTCTGACCAGAGCAAATATTCCACTTACTTCATGAGCAACAACCTTACGGCTTCCCGCCGCTTTGGCCAGCATAACTTGGTGCTCACCGCCGGGCAGCAGTTCAATACGGACGAATCCACCGGCAACAGCGTATCCGGCTACAATGTGCCAAATAATGATATCCACGTGGTGAGCGGTATCCCGCAATCCGACCTGGCCGGGTTCTCTTATTACAAGAAAGATGCATTGCTATCACTCATGGGCCAGTTGCAGTACGACTACAAACGTAAGTACCTGCTTTATGGTTCTTACCGTGGCGATGCCTCTTCCCGCTTTGGAGCCAACAGCAAATGGGGATATTTCCCCGCGATCGGCGCCGGCTGGATCGTGTCTGAAGAGCCCTTTATGAAAGGTGAACAACTGGGCAAGATCGTAAGCCTGCTGAAACTGCGCGCCAGCTGGGGGATTTCCGGTTCCCAGTCGTCAGACTTTTACGCGCCTTACAACTCTTACGAGGTGTCCGGTACGTACGGCGGCTCTACCGCCATACAACCCAGCTACACCAATGGTCTTACCAAGAATGACCTTACCTGGTCCAAGACAGAGCAGAAGAATATTGGTATAGACCTGTCCCTGCTGGACAGCCGCATCAACGTAACGGTGGATGCTTACGATAAAGTATCCAAGGATGATTACTACAACTTCAACCTGCCATTCTACACCGGTTTCCAATCCGTGATGTTCAACGCACATGACCTGTGGGTGAGCAACCGCGGTGCGGATATTACCATCAATACGCATAACCTTTCACCCCGCAGCAAGCTCCAATGGAACTCACAGCTGGTGTTCACTTATAATAAGAACGCCATTGCGAAGCTGCCTAACAACAACCGGACGTTTGTAGTGGACGACTGGTATGGCGTATCCCGCCTGTATGCCGTGGGCCAACCCATTTACCGCATGTTCCAGATGCAGTACCAGGGCGTGTATAACAAAGCCGGCGATATTCCTTTCAATAAGCTGACCGGTAACCCGCTTACTTACTTCAAAGGCAACCACAAAGTATCCCCCGGTGACCCGATCTGGAAAGATGTGAATGGCGATGGTGACGTATGGAGCGGTGAAGATAATGGTGACCAGTATGGCGACCGCGTGGCCACCGGCGATCCCAATCCCCGCTTTACCGGTGGGTTCACCAACGACTTCTCCTACAAGAATTTCAGCCTTTCCGTGGTGTGCACCTTTACCTGGAAACGCACGGTGGTGAATACTTTCTACCAGCAGCAGATGGACGCCATTGGTGGTAGCATCAACAACTTTGCAGAGCGCCGGCTGCCCAACCTGGATGGAGTGAATTACTGGTCGCCAGCAAAAGCAGCGGCCGATCCGAACTACAAGGCAAACTTCCCTGCTATCAACCCGTTCAGCGGTTACTTCTACCAGTTCTTCCCCTTCTCGGATATGTGGAATGTGGATGGCAGCTACTTCAAGGTGAAGTCTGTTATTGCCGGCTACAGCCTGCCCCAGCAGCTTGTTAAACCGTTAAAGCTGAAAAGCATCCGCTTCTATTCTGTGCTGGACAACCTGGTGATCATCAAGAATAAAAAGAACACCATGCCGGACCCCGAAGCGGTGGACCAGCTTGGGATCTATACAGGTGGCCTGTTTCCGCAAGCCAAGAAGTACACACTGGGCGTAGACGTTCAATTCTAG
- a CDS encoding RagB/SusD family nutrient uptake outer membrane protein produces the protein MKFSMYKKLLGIAAVATVMGTACKKQLYQGPISSTYSQEFWTSQGSVEQAAVTMYGQFRANLRATPGGIDQMEAAHFVFGDLTTGLFLPAGGDVFLNYGVASPKFNFSYIPYWEGTLLNWSRFYQQIAQCNLILQNVPAMPASAFTSESVRQGYLAEARFMRAYAYFYMTRVWGDPVYVSNTYNDVDYGKIPPLARTPESQVLDSCLDDLRKAAPVLDFSGGDPAKTTRANRGSVYALMAHVFAWKHQYDSAHYYCQQVIDHGGYSLEPMNSYTNIWAGMSSHESIFELPMLYNANDPNFKGGGDWAEAQFNCFGTFLKGQIVDDKHSSCWIAPAGNDHLFEGVLFDTATDLRYHAAFKYMPAGNGDLAGYMLTKYTRFAYGDASAKQYAYVNNDLVLLRLSDIYLLNAEALGYLGDVAGAKTNLAFTEDRAGISNYKAVTDAYSVIDEAVMERGRELAGEGTWFYDLVRTEPTQQWLEYIGYTADRVQPSQKGYYWPLDMASLFPYDNLLTQNIYWAAHSGK, from the coding sequence ATGAAATTTTCAATGTATAAAAAACTTTTAGGGATAGCGGCTGTGGCAACGGTAATGGGCACGGCGTGCAAGAAGCAGCTGTACCAGGGGCCCATTAGCTCTACCTACAGCCAGGAGTTCTGGACATCCCAGGGCTCCGTGGAGCAGGCTGCCGTGACCATGTATGGCCAGTTCCGGGCTAACCTGCGGGCCACCCCGGGAGGCATAGACCAGATGGAAGCTGCTCATTTTGTTTTCGGCGACCTGACCACCGGCTTATTCCTGCCGGCAGGGGGCGATGTGTTCCTGAACTATGGCGTGGCTTCCCCCAAGTTTAATTTCTCTTACATCCCTTACTGGGAAGGCACCCTGCTGAACTGGTCCCGCTTTTACCAGCAGATAGCGCAGTGCAACCTTATTCTGCAGAATGTGCCCGCCATGCCGGCATCTGCATTCACTTCGGAATCCGTACGCCAGGGTTACCTGGCAGAAGCCCGCTTTATGCGCGCCTATGCTTATTTCTACATGACCCGTGTATGGGGCGATCCTGTATATGTGAGCAACACGTATAACGATGTGGATTATGGTAAAATTCCGCCCCTGGCCCGCACACCGGAAAGCCAGGTGCTGGACAGCTGCCTGGATGATCTTCGCAAAGCCGCACCGGTACTGGATTTCAGTGGAGGGGACCCTGCCAAGACTACCCGGGCAAACCGTGGCAGCGTATACGCATTGATGGCACATGTCTTTGCCTGGAAACACCAGTATGACAGCGCACATTATTATTGCCAGCAGGTGATAGACCATGGTGGCTATAGTCTGGAGCCTATGAACAGCTACACGAATATCTGGGCGGGCATGTCTTCCCATGAAAGCATTTTTGAGCTGCCGATGCTGTACAATGCCAATGATCCCAACTTTAAAGGTGGAGGCGACTGGGCGGAAGCGCAGTTCAACTGCTTTGGCACTTTCCTGAAAGGGCAGATCGTGGATGACAAGCACAGCTCCTGCTGGATTGCCCCTGCGGGCAATGACCACCTGTTTGAAGGCGTGCTTTTTGACACGGCCACAGACCTGCGTTATCATGCTGCTTTCAAGTATATGCCGGCTGGCAATGGAGACCTTGCGGGTTACATGCTCACCAAGTACACCCGCTTTGCTTACGGGGACGCTTCTGCCAAACAATATGCTTACGTGAATAATGACCTGGTGCTGCTGCGCCTTTCCGACATCTACCTGCTCAACGCGGAAGCCCTGGGCTACCTGGGCGATGTAGCGGGTGCCAAGACTAACCTGGCCTTTACAGAAGACCGCGCGGGCATCAGCAATTATAAAGCCGTCACAGACGCCTACTCCGTGATAGATGAAGCGGTGATGGAGCGGGGCCGCGAGCTGGCCGGTGAAGGCACCTGGTTCTATGACCTGGTGCGCACAGAGCCCACGCAGCAATGGCTGGAGTACATCGGCTATACGGCAGACCGCGTGCAGCCCAGCCAGAAAGGCTATTACTGGCCGCTGGATATGGCGAGCCTTTTCCCGTATGATAATCTGCTTACTCAAAATATTTACTGGGCCGCGCACAGTGGTAAATAG
- a CDS encoding fasciclin domain-containing protein: MKKHFITGMGLLLMVLVFCASCNKDYIVGGVKTDPNQYKNTSTYDVMKGNPLLFDTVLQLIDAAGIKDQVNASGTTFFAPTDNAVYYYMQSRTVLLQGTVDQYAKFGLDSLLYYLKNNIDGTRDSLQMYLVHTPLPFSALTNHGTKYPTGLLNDTAIVSYEFTKDENLGYNSLVSNVPQVEYYTHLWAPFPLGPNLPIDSMPSEIGVHSLMQTAGVTTQNGVLNVFATGHILFFYGTKQ, translated from the coding sequence ATGAAAAAACACTTTATAACTGGTATGGGCCTGTTGCTGATGGTGCTTGTTTTCTGTGCATCCTGCAATAAGGATTACATCGTGGGTGGTGTAAAGACCGATCCTAACCAGTACAAGAACACCAGCACCTATGACGTAATGAAAGGCAACCCGCTGCTTTTTGATACCGTGCTGCAATTGATAGATGCGGCGGGTATCAAGGACCAGGTGAATGCCAGTGGCACTACTTTCTTTGCACCCACGGACAACGCGGTGTACTATTATATGCAAAGCCGTACAGTGCTGCTGCAAGGCACGGTGGACCAGTATGCGAAATTTGGGCTGGACTCCCTGTTGTATTACCTGAAGAACAATATCGATGGCACCCGTGACTCACTGCAAATGTACCTGGTGCATACGCCGCTGCCTTTCAGCGCGCTGACGAACCATGGGACTAAATATCCCACCGGCCTGTTAAACGATACAGCGATCGTTTCCTATGAGTTTACCAAAGACGAGAACCTGGGGTATAACTCATTGGTGTCTAATGTGCCGCAGGTGGAATACTACACGCACCTGTGGGCGCCTTTCCCACTGGGACCTAATTTGCCGATAGATAGCATGCCTTCTGAAATTGGTGTGCACTCGCTCATGCAAACGGCCGGCGTCACCACCCAGAACGGGGTGCTCAATGTGTTTGCCACCGGGCATATCTTATTCTTTTACGGTACCAAACAATAA
- a CDS encoding DUF5007 domain-containing protein: MMKQQYLKIMGMVLALSACTKTGDGFLSPTMQYSVTTFTVKKGQIASSNSLVSDGSTIPLTVKWTHIYDEKGNIVDTMFTHKYTVGVWTSGYNAATDSNYALIMAKRSTEELPPLIVNETSGVIQANSGTLNLPAGTYTMDLEVSNAAGKQELKHAMTIVLQEGKTIETSPETGNYSLGRLNANTAGAPPNSGIFNNTNNPFVMETITRLADTPNTLLVKIQDRFGTPFNPKKGEWKKRPASGLNPVPPYLQNLEYYSPDTYEARDEGMFIRFPLTPFPINSLGNGYNMYYILPTKFVHIDSTSSWSANTAPGTYYKGTADSHYLGVFKDDLYDFSLRIPLRIQVPGSYEITLKMLDVTHR; this comes from the coding sequence ATGATGAAGCAGCAATACCTGAAGATCATGGGCATGGTACTGGCCCTCTCTGCCTGTACCAAAACAGGGGACGGATTCCTGAGCCCCACAATGCAATACTCGGTGACCACCTTCACGGTGAAGAAAGGCCAGATCGCGTCTTCCAACTCACTGGTGTCTGATGGGTCTACCATTCCCCTCACCGTAAAGTGGACCCACATCTACGATGAAAAGGGAAACATTGTAGACACGATGTTCACTCACAAATACACCGTGGGTGTATGGACCTCTGGGTACAATGCGGCTACTGACAGCAATTATGCGCTGATCATGGCCAAACGCAGTACGGAAGAACTGCCCCCGCTGATCGTCAATGAAACCAGTGGTGTGATACAGGCCAACAGTGGCACCCTGAACCTGCCCGCCGGCACTTACACCATGGACCTGGAAGTTTCCAACGCTGCGGGCAAGCAGGAACTGAAACATGCCATGACCATTGTACTGCAGGAGGGCAAAACAATAGAGACCTCGCCGGAAACCGGCAACTATAGCCTGGGACGGCTGAATGCCAATACCGCCGGCGCGCCGCCCAACTCCGGGATCTTCAACAATACCAACAATCCTTTTGTGATGGAAACCATCACCCGGTTGGCAGACACGCCCAATACGCTGCTGGTAAAGATCCAGGACCGTTTTGGCACACCGTTCAATCCCAAGAAAGGGGAGTGGAAGAAGCGCCCCGCCTCCGGCCTGAACCCGGTGCCGCCTTACCTGCAAAACCTGGAATACTATTCCCCGGATACGTACGAGGCCAGGGACGAAGGAATGTTCATCCGCTTCCCGCTTACGCCCTTCCCGATCAATTCACTGGGGAATGGCTATAACATGTACTACATCCTGCCCACCAAGTTCGTGCACATAGACAGCACCTCCTCCTGGTCTGCCAATACCGCGCCGGGCACGTATTACAAGGGGACGGCAGATAGCCATTACCTGGGCGTGTTCAAAGACGACCTGTACGATTTCTCGCTGCGCATTCCGCTGCGCATCCAGGTACCGGGATCATATGAGATCACGTTGAAGATGCTGGATGTAACCCACCGCTGA